Proteins encoded within one genomic window of Oncorhynchus tshawytscha isolate Ot180627B linkage group LG02, Otsh_v2.0, whole genome shotgun sequence:
- the LOC112237062 gene encoding biogenesis of lysosome-related organelles complex 1 subunit 1 isoform X1, whose translation MLSRLLKEHHAKQNERKELQERRRREAIAAATCLTEALVDHLNVGVAQAYVNQRKLDHEVKTLQVQAGQFSKQTAQWISMVEGFNQALKEIGDVENWARSIEVDMRTIATALEVKEDRARPHSHRRGL comes from the exons atgctttctcGTTTATTGAAGGAGCATCATGCAAAGCAAAACGAGAGAAAAGAACTCCAAG AGAGACGCAGACGAGAGGCAATTGCAGCTGCCACCTGTCTAACAGAAGCCTTGGTAGATCACCTTAATGTTGG GGTGGCCCAGGCGTACGTGAACCAGAGGAAGCTGGACCACGAGGTGAAGACGCTACAGGTGCAGGCCGGCCAGTTCTCCAAGCAGACCGCTCAGTGGATCAGTATGGTGGAAGGCTTTAACCAAGCCCTGAAG GAAATCGGTGATGTGGAGAACTGGGCTCGCAGCATTGAGGTGGACATGAGAACCATCGCCACAGCTCTGGA GGTCAAGGAGGACcgggcacgcccccattctcatcgacgggggctgtag
- the LOC112237062 gene encoding biogenesis of lysosome-related organelles complex 1 subunit 1 isoform X2 — MLSRLLKEHHAKQNERKELQERRRREAIAAATCLTEALVDHLNVGVAQAYVNQRKLDHEVKTLQVQAGQFSKQTAQWISMVEGFNQALKEIGDVENWARSIEVDMRTIATALEYVHKGQLTSASS, encoded by the exons atgctttctcGTTTATTGAAGGAGCATCATGCAAAGCAAAACGAGAGAAAAGAACTCCAAG AGAGACGCAGACGAGAGGCAATTGCAGCTGCCACCTGTCTAACAGAAGCCTTGGTAGATCACCTTAATGTTGG GGTGGCCCAGGCGTACGTGAACCAGAGGAAGCTGGACCACGAGGTGAAGACGCTACAGGTGCAGGCCGGCCAGTTCTCCAAGCAGACCGCTCAGTGGATCAGTATGGTGGAAGGCTTTAACCAAGCCCTGAAG GAAATCGGTGATGTGGAGAACTGGGCTCGCAGCATTGAGGTGGACATGAGAACCATCGCCACAGCTCTGGAGTACGTACACAAGGGTCAGCTCACATCAGCCTCTTCATAG